The Polycladomyces subterraneus genome has a window encoding:
- a CDS encoding tyrosine-type recombinase/integrase gives MNYLDRFESWLKEEGKRTLTIDEYLRSVRFFEKWYTESVSNDFEPAQITALDIQDWRQHMQIHDKLQPATINKRISALKVYWSFLVDQGLAKVDVARKVKVKRVSKLNEAPRWLDRKEVAKVQHAIESENNEWKRARNLAIFMFMLKAGLRISEVRDLDVAAVDERYWRVTITAGKGGKWRMVPMNHDLIKSYQEWKEHRGDLETDRLFVNRHGKPMSRQAIHQQLERYFKVLDDKEVSAHCLRHTFCKSLIDQGVDIQNVAALAGHESIETTRRYTTPSEKELRKAVELISEER, from the coding sequence ATGAATTACCTCGATAGGTTTGAAAGCTGGCTTAAGGAGGAAGGGAAAAGGACTCTTACTATTGATGAATACCTTCGATCCGTCCGCTTCTTTGAGAAATGGTATACCGAGAGCGTAAGCAATGATTTTGAACCCGCTCAGATCACCGCCCTCGACATTCAAGACTGGAGGCAACACATGCAGATCCATGATAAACTGCAGCCGGCCACCATAAACAAGCGGATCTCTGCACTGAAAGTGTATTGGTCGTTTCTCGTCGATCAGGGCCTTGCCAAAGTAGATGTCGCCCGGAAAGTCAAAGTTAAGCGGGTTTCCAAATTAAACGAGGCTCCCCGTTGGCTGGACCGGAAAGAAGTTGCCAAGGTTCAACATGCCATTGAATCCGAGAACAACGAATGGAAAAGAGCAAGAAATCTCGCCATCTTTATGTTCATGCTGAAGGCTGGTCTCCGAATCAGCGAGGTGCGGGATCTCGATGTGGCTGCTGTAGATGAACGTTACTGGCGAGTTACTATCACCGCCGGAAAGGGCGGTAAGTGGCGTATGGTTCCAATGAACCACGATCTCATCAAATCCTATCAGGAATGGAAGGAGCATCGTGGAGATCTGGAAACAGACCGCTTGTTTGTAAACCGTCACGGTAAGCCTATGAGCCGTCAGGCTATCCATCAGCAGCTTGAAAGATACTTCAAAGTTCTTGACGATAAAGAAGTGTCTGCCCACTGCCTCCGCCATACCTTCTGTAAGAGTCTTATCGACCAGGGAGTAGACATCCAAAATGTTGCCGCGTTGGCTGGTCATGAGTCCATAGAAACCACCCGAAGATACACGACACCATCAGAAAAAGAGCTTCGGAAAGCCGTTGAGCTCATAAGCGAAGAAAGGTGA
- a CDS encoding HNH endonuclease, translated as MKLFYFTASSKDAQKHLQDTIQNKFRIGQYRFLLPEDVFRQLQIVNAHEEVNMWGALPGPANIRNWNKIEKGDRVLIYSQGKFVYYGMVLAKVHSPEIAEIAWGKDIKGETWEYIYFLYNLQEIDIDVVEFARFFGYRTNFIPQGFSFIREEIVTKCMNEFGGIDQAISFLTNSTLKATMGTFNNIVEQHGERELESSIMEMDDDQFVNYINSLDSNASIEVKEGLRKIRKYNKKIIDELKERYNHRCQICGRSSLNEYGVSVVEGHHIEPFSLTQNNSPDNIMILCPTHHRLIHKAKGEFDRKKKEIHYANGYSEKLLLNEHL; from the coding sequence ATGAAGCTATTCTACTTCACTGCAAGTAGCAAGGATGCTCAGAAACACCTCCAGGATACAATCCAAAATAAGTTTCGTATCGGTCAGTATCGTTTTTTACTTCCAGAAGATGTGTTTCGTCAATTACAAATAGTTAATGCTCACGAAGAAGTAAACATGTGGGGAGCTCTTCCTGGGCCAGCAAATATAAGGAACTGGAATAAGATTGAAAAAGGGGATAGAGTACTCATCTATAGTCAAGGGAAGTTTGTTTATTACGGGATGGTACTTGCAAAGGTACATAGCCCAGAAATTGCTGAAATTGCTTGGGGAAAAGACATTAAGGGGGAGACTTGGGAATACATATACTTTTTGTACAACCTACAGGAAATTGATATTGATGTTGTTGAGTTTGCACGTTTTTTTGGTTATAGGACCAATTTTATTCCTCAAGGGTTTAGCTTCATAAGAGAAGAAATTGTAACTAAATGTATGAATGAGTTCGGAGGAATCGATCAGGCGATATCATTTTTAACTAACAGCACTCTCAAAGCCACAATGGGCACATTTAATAACATAGTAGAACAACATGGGGAACGAGAATTAGAAAGTAGTATTATGGAAATGGATGATGATCAGTTTGTAAATTATATTAATAGCTTAGACTCTAACGCATCAATTGAGGTCAAAGAAGGTCTTCGAAAGATAAGGAAATATAACAAAAAAATTATTGATGAATTGAAGGAAAGGTATAACCATCGTTGCCAAATATGTGGTAGATCTAGCTTAAATGAATACGGTGTCTCAGTAGTAGAAGGTCACCACATTGAGCCTTTTTCATTAACTCAAAATAATTCTCCAGATAATATAATGATCCTCTGCCCAACACATCATCGATTAATTCATAAAGCAAAAGGAGAATTTGATCGAAAGAAAAAGGAGATACATTATGCAAATGGTTATTCGGAAAAGCTTTTATTAAATGAGCATTTATAA
- a CDS encoding thermonuclease family protein gives MKNFLKALIGLVVVIVLIGIALFIISWLLMIGGAIVAIGGLIFFLFPAVYWKLKIQEKDERPNNAEHTSKKPALPIHIRLTGLVLLIIGLISFASGKALYAAISDEGSKQKTKPVQQAVQPNKEPTQVVKQPSSSKPSKTNRVSVKVVDVIDGDTIVVNLNGKNEKLRMILIDTPETVYPNKPKQPFGKEASDFTKKLLLNKTVELEMDVQERDQYGRLLAYVYLNGQSVQEQLLMRGLARVAVFPPNVKHLDEYRAIQDQAKQRKVGIWSIENYVHDDGFHPPQPKVASKPAPKTSSSLEGDSSQSSSASNRSSSSKRSSSHHSSSLNTGDKNCSDFSIQSEAQSYFESHGGSPSNNVDGLDRDHDGIACESLP, from the coding sequence ATGAAAAACTTTCTGAAGGCCCTTATAGGGCTTGTTGTTGTAATTGTCTTAATCGGGATCGCTTTGTTTATCATTTCCTGGTTGCTAATGATCGGAGGGGCGATTGTTGCCATTGGTGGGCTGATTTTCTTTTTGTTCCCCGCTGTGTACTGGAAACTAAAAATACAAGAAAAGGATGAGCGACCTAATAATGCAGAACATACTTCCAAAAAACCAGCTCTCCCAATTCATATTAGATTAACAGGTTTGGTTCTACTCATTATTGGGCTTATTTCCTTTGCTTCGGGGAAAGCTCTTTATGCAGCAATTAGTGATGAAGGATCAAAGCAAAAAACTAAACCCGTTCAACAAGCTGTGCAGCCAAACAAAGAGCCAACACAGGTAGTCAAACAACCCTCATCTTCAAAACCGTCAAAAACGAATCGTGTCTCGGTAAAGGTAGTTGATGTTATTGATGGAGATACAATTGTGGTTAACTTAAATGGAAAAAACGAAAAGCTACGAATGATTCTAATAGATACACCAGAAACTGTTTACCCGAATAAGCCTAAACAACCATTTGGAAAAGAAGCAAGCGATTTCACCAAGAAATTGTTGCTAAATAAAACCGTTGAGTTAGAGATGGATGTCCAGGAACGTGACCAATATGGTCGTCTATTGGCTTATGTTTACCTAAATGGACAATCCGTACAAGAGCAACTACTGATGAGGGGATTGGCACGAGTTGCTGTATTTCCTCCCAATGTTAAACACTTGGATGAATACCGCGCTATCCAAGACCAAGCAAAACAACGAAAAGTGGGGATTTGGTCGATTGAGAATTACGTGCATGACGATGGTTTTCATCCACCCCAGCCTAAAGTAGCTTCAAAACCAGCACCTAAAACATCTTCTAGTTTAGAAGGAGATAGTTCTCAATCTTCAAGCGCATCTAATAGATCATCTAGTTCTAAGAGATCAAGTTCACATCATTCTAGCTCTTTGAATACCGGAGATAAGAACTGCAGTGATTTTAGCATCCAGTCTGAAGCACAATCTTACTTTGAATCTCATGGAGGAAGCCCTTCAAACAATGTAGATGGATTAGATCGGGATCATGACGGAATTGCATGCGAGTCATTACCGTAG
- a CDS encoding permease prefix domain 1-containing protein, giving the protein MSDTLKWYVEEILRESDAEGKERVDLADELYDHLLCIRNEYVEKGMSEAEANQLAMQEFGDSRKIGRLLNPYRKIVLAARIFIIYHIIFITNFFVLEYFLFNTPLYGMIRIGEIPLIEILIFIFFPYTVFMYIPHQYFVMFVMIGLVMPIAWKQTHSWIRILALSVGISFVILTGEYLSQEWVVSMFDLKKDWAKAWNTLIQNAGWLQGQAVAGGLAGFLILKLLLRIKPIRKFIPAPSNK; this is encoded by the coding sequence ATGAGCGACACGCTCAAATGGTACGTAGAGGAAATCCTAAGGGAATCGGATGCGGAAGGAAAGGAACGAGTCGACCTGGCTGACGAGTTGTATGATCACCTGCTCTGTATACGGAATGAATATGTTGAGAAAGGCATGTCCGAAGCGGAGGCGAACCAGCTGGCGATGCAGGAATTTGGCGATTCACGAAAGATCGGTCGCCTCCTAAATCCATATCGGAAAATTGTTCTTGCAGCTAGAATTTTTATAATTTACCACATTATTTTTATTACAAATTTTTTTGTGTTAGAATATTTTCTGTTCAATACTCCGTTGTACGGGATGATACGGATCGGTGAGATACCGCTCATCGAAATTCTAATTTTCATCTTTTTTCCGTACACAGTTTTCATGTATATCCCTCACCAATACTTTGTCATGTTCGTGATGATCGGATTGGTTATGCCGATCGCGTGGAAACAGACTCATTCCTGGATCCGAATCCTAGCGCTTTCCGTTGGAATCAGTTTCGTGATCCTAACGGGGGAATATCTGAGCCAGGAATGGGTTGTTTCAATGTTTGATCTTAAGAAAGACTGGGCGAAAGCTTGGAACACTTTGATTCAGAACGCAGGTTGGCTTCAGGGTCAGGCTGTAGCGGGCGGACTGGCCGGATTCCTCATCCTGAAGCTGCTATTGAGAATCAAACCGATTCGTAAATTCATCCCGGCTCCCTCGAATAAATAA
- a CDS encoding excalibur calcium-binding domain-containing protein, with the protein MRTTAVIMTVFLFALMVAPVAFAADKDCKDFKTQEEAQQYFESHGGSKTKNVDGLDRDHDGIACENLPKGSSGVGDGSGSVDKSHGDNSTDKPGNTSSQTQQGGKLPKTASPFANMIIFGLAAVFAGVGLLFFRKLRMN; encoded by the coding sequence ATGCGTACTACAGCAGTAATAATGACTGTATTTCTGTTCGCGTTAATGGTAGCTCCTGTGGCTTTTGCAGCAGACAAAGATTGTAAGGACTTCAAAACCCAAGAAGAAGCTCAGCAGTACTTCGAGTCACATGGAGGGTCAAAGACAAAAAACGTTGACGGGCTGGATCGGGATCACGACGGTATCGCGTGCGAAAACTTGCCGAAAGGTTCCTCGGGTGTCGGCGATGGTAGCGGTTCCGTCGATAAAAGCCACGGAGATAACAGCACCGACAAACCCGGCAATACCAGCTCTCAAACGCAACAAGGTGGCAAACTCCCGAAAACTGCGTCCCCATTCGCGAACATGATTATCTTCGGGCTTGCGGCAGTCTTCGCGGGAGTCGGACTGTTGTTCTTTAGGAAATTGAGAATGAACTAA
- a CDS encoding putative toxin-antitoxin system toxin component, PIN family yields the protein MSGKTNKMRVLVDTNVLFSAVISRGALPFRVMLDAIQADHQLLICTYSINEISRVLQRKRPEALTEWDGLLSRLHFELIHTPNPCEIDFYIPPIRDEGDKPILASAIKGKADIIITGDKDFHSDEIREYIAVYTPSDFIRDFC from the coding sequence ATGAGTGGAAAGACAAATAAAATGCGTGTACTCGTGGACACAAACGTGTTGTTTTCCGCTGTCATTTCCCGGGGCGCGCTCCCGTTTCGGGTGATGCTGGACGCGATCCAGGCGGATCATCAATTATTAATCTGCACATACAGCATCAATGAGATATCCCGCGTGCTACAGCGGAAACGACCGGAAGCGCTGACGGAGTGGGACGGTCTGTTGTCCCGACTCCACTTTGAACTCATCCATACACCCAATCCATGTGAAATCGACTTTTACATACCACCGATCCGAGACGAAGGCGATAAACCCATTTTGGCATCAGCGATCAAAGGAAAAGCGGATATCATCATAACCGGAGACAAGGACTTTCACTCTGACGAAATCAGGGAATACATAGCCGTCTATACACCGTCGGATTTCATACGGGACTTTTGCTAA
- a CDS encoding methyltransferase domain-containing protein, translating to MAQESFLRPVMPDVLEQWRYYIDHLHLQPDDLVLDVGCNCGDADQFITSLHPEIRQIIGLDHSPVRLERANKRWGENSKIQFVEGDATQLPFSDHTFDKVLCVDTLEWVKPPEAGLREIFRVLKPGGIALIIHTDFDSQIFSGKMIQLTRKIVHAFSDSGAYGTIGRDLKGLCHRSGFSDVVTDVYTLTNQFFKEDHYAKKIAEMMGDWLKQKSLITEDEWNDWIDDLEEQSRRGEFFYSVNRYLCICSK from the coding sequence ATGGCCCAAGAATCATTTTTACGTCCCGTGATGCCCGATGTGTTAGAACAATGGCGTTACTACATCGATCACTTGCATCTTCAACCCGACGATCTAGTATTGGATGTGGGATGCAATTGTGGGGATGCCGATCAGTTCATCACGTCTCTTCACCCTGAAATCCGCCAAATCATCGGATTGGATCATTCACCTGTACGCTTGGAACGGGCAAATAAGCGTTGGGGCGAGAACTCGAAAATTCAATTCGTTGAAGGGGATGCCACTCAACTACCTTTTTCCGATCACACATTTGATAAGGTATTATGTGTAGATACACTCGAATGGGTCAAGCCTCCGGAGGCAGGTCTACGGGAGATTTTCAGAGTTCTGAAACCGGGTGGCATTGCATTAATCATCCATACCGACTTCGATAGCCAGATCTTTTCAGGAAAGATGATTCAACTCACTCGAAAAATCGTTCACGCATTTTCTGATTCGGGAGCCTATGGAACGATCGGACGTGATCTGAAAGGGCTTTGTCATCGTTCGGGATTTTCTGATGTGGTCACTGATGTATACACGTTGACCAACCAATTTTTCAAGGAGGATCATTACGCCAAGAAGATTGCCGAAATGATGGGCGATTGGTTGAAACAAAAGAGTCTGATCACGGAAGACGAATGGAATGATTGGATTGATGATCTCGAGGAACAATCCAGAAGAGGTGAATTTTTTTATTCCGTAAACCGTTACTTGTGCATCTGTTCGAAATAA
- a CDS encoding DUF421 domain-containing protein, whose amino-acid sequence MAEDWQALLFGGKNLPLWGFAVRATLLYWMMIAMIRWMGKRQIGILTGHNYLVAAGIVAISASRMSNPEHGLLEALVILFIYSGLNVLQSYLDLKWPNLIGRKPIVLIENGQIQKKNLFRGLITIDELLGQMRLLGAYKLSQVAYATLEPHGKISVTKKFEHQPIQRKTLKLPDKDKKVFLPSFSYL is encoded by the coding sequence GTGGCAGAGGACTGGCAAGCATTACTTTTCGGAGGAAAAAACCTGCCGTTGTGGGGGTTCGCCGTTCGAGCCACGCTCTTGTATTGGATGATGATCGCCATGATCCGTTGGATGGGGAAACGGCAAATCGGAATCTTAACGGGGCACAATTATCTGGTCGCAGCAGGGATCGTAGCCATTTCCGCATCCCGGATGTCCAACCCCGAACACGGTTTGCTGGAGGCACTCGTGATCCTCTTCATTTATTCGGGACTCAACGTGCTGCAGTCCTATCTTGATTTGAAATGGCCCAATTTGATCGGTCGTAAACCGATTGTCCTTATTGAAAATGGACAAATTCAAAAGAAAAACCTGTTTCGTGGACTGATCACTATCGATGAATTGTTAGGCCAAATGCGACTGCTGGGAGCGTACAAGCTGTCTCAAGTGGCTTATGCGACACTAGAGCCCCACGGTAAAATAAGCGTCACCAAAAAATTTGAGCATCAACCGATTCAGCGAAAGACCTTGAAACTGCCGGATAAAGATAAAAAGGTCTTTCTCCCCTCATTTTCTTATTTATGA
- a CDS encoding DUF421 domain-containing protein, whose translation MESIFGSVEKLSIGGYAVRTLVIGMVVYLATKLLPRRSGGQFAAFDFTFFWLMGGLIVSPLASSKVRIPHMLTAAGTVYLWHYIHSFLVVSSHRIARILVGRPAILVENGRILRDQMRKNLFNLELLLSQLRYMRAANPNQVAYATLETNGQLSVLKKSSVQPVTPSDLQIPVTKTLMPVVLILDGKVIHENLRGIGWDRNKLCEELGKKGVHRLEDVYLAPRCSGKFVLLHKMTPERNEKYHDDESRPTTGDNQLGIENSIA comes from the coding sequence ATGGAATCGATTTTTGGCTCCGTCGAGAAATTAAGTATAGGAGGGTATGCGGTTCGCACCCTCGTAATCGGGATGGTTGTCTATTTGGCAACGAAATTGTTGCCCCGAAGATCCGGCGGACAGTTTGCCGCCTTTGACTTTACATTCTTCTGGTTGATGGGCGGTTTGATCGTCTCCCCGTTGGCGAGTTCCAAAGTGCGCATTCCCCACATGTTGACGGCGGCCGGAACCGTCTATCTGTGGCATTACATCCACTCTTTCCTCGTGGTCAGTAGCCACCGGATCGCACGGATCCTAGTAGGCCGTCCTGCAATCTTGGTGGAGAACGGGCGCATCCTTCGGGATCAGATGCGTAAGAATTTGTTTAACCTTGAGCTACTGTTGTCCCAACTTCGGTACATGCGTGCGGCCAATCCGAACCAGGTGGCGTATGCCACGTTGGAGACTAATGGACAGTTGAGTGTTCTAAAGAAAAGTTCCGTACAGCCAGTGACTCCCAGCGACCTTCAAATCCCTGTCACCAAAACGTTGATGCCTGTGGTTCTCATCTTGGATGGCAAGGTGATTCACGAAAACCTCCGTGGGATCGGTTGGGATCGTAATAAACTGTGTGAGGAGTTGGGCAAAAAAGGCGTACACCGATTGGAAGACGTCTATTTGGCCCCTCGATGCAGTGGGAAATTTGTATTACTCCATAAAATGACCCCTGAAAGGAATGAGAAATATCATGATGATGAATCCCGTCCTACAACAGGAGATAATCAGCTTGGCATTGAAAACAGCATTGCATAA
- a CDS encoding AbrB/MazE/SpoVT family DNA-binding domain-containing protein encodes MSVKLSDDRTSRISSRGQVVIPKGLREKYGLKEGDSVVWEEEKGKLVLRKANWKDYANEIARKLAEAGVTEEEMFEELKRVRREMYDEWKDK; translated from the coding sequence ATGTCGGTCAAACTGAGCGACGACCGCACGTCCCGTATTTCCTCCCGTGGACAGGTTGTGATCCCGAAGGGGCTAAGGGAAAAGTACGGTTTGAAGGAAGGGGACAGTGTTGTATGGGAGGAGGAGAAAGGAAAACTGGTCCTGCGCAAAGCGAATTGGAAGGACTACGCGAATGAGATAGCGCGCAAGCTGGCGGAGGCGGGCGTCACGGAGGAGGAAATGTTCGAGGAGCTGAAACGAGTAAGAAGGGAAATGTATGATGAGTGGAAAGACAAATAA
- a CDS encoding PadR family transcriptional regulator, whose product MDKELLKGSLDLLLLSIIARRDTYGYEIAKELQERSQDTYQISQGTLYPALRRLESKGWIRSYWGESEAEGRRKFYAITDLGREKLKEKLSDWDRLSSLIQSVRKVEWT is encoded by the coding sequence GTGGACAAGGAGCTACTCAAAGGAAGCCTAGATCTGCTGCTCTTGTCGATCATCGCCAGACGGGACACGTACGGATACGAAATCGCCAAGGAACTTCAGGAGCGGAGCCAAGATACCTACCAGATCAGCCAGGGAACCCTATATCCGGCGCTCCGGCGGCTGGAGAGCAAGGGGTGGATCCGTTCATACTGGGGTGAATCGGAGGCAGAGGGAAGAAGAAAGTTTTATGCCATTACGGATCTCGGCCGGGAAAAGCTGAAGGAAAAGCTGAGCGATTGGGACCGGCTGAGCTCCTTGATCCAGTCCGTGCGAAAGGTGGAGTGGACATGA
- the miaB gene encoding tRNA (N6-isopentenyl adenosine(37)-C2)-methylthiotransferase MiaB yields MTQKVKDWERYFVPPDLKAAKKRGKQDVEVLQFGEIPEDMRRIGEGKYYLIRTYGCQMNVHDSETIAGILEMMGYRPTDSEEQASVILLNTCAIRENAEDKVFGEIGRLKPLKMENPDLVLGMCGCMSQEEGVVNRILRQHPYVDLIFGTHNIHRLPFLLKEALFSKEMVVEVWSKEGDIVENLPKVREDGLKAWVNIMYGCDKFCTYCIVPYTRGKERSRRPEDVLAEIRELARKGYQEVTLLGQNVNAYGKDFKDRHYTFAHLMDDVRKIGIPRVRFTTSHPRDFDDHLIEVLAKGGNLVEHIHLPVQSGSSEILKMMARKYTREQYLELVRKIKAAIPNVSLTTDIIVGFPGETDEQFEETLSLVREVEFDSAFTFIYSPREGTPAAKMKDDVPMEVKRERLMRLNQLQDEISRRKNEALRGQVVEVLVEGESKKDPNVLSGRTRSNKLVNFTGPKHLIGRFTHVRIDEPKTHTLKGVWVEEAYSQVGM; encoded by the coding sequence ATGACCCAAAAAGTGAAGGATTGGGAGCGTTACTTCGTCCCGCCGGATCTGAAGGCGGCGAAGAAACGCGGCAAGCAGGACGTGGAAGTACTTCAGTTTGGTGAGATACCGGAAGATATGCGCCGTATCGGCGAAGGGAAATATTATTTGATCCGCACTTACGGCTGTCAAATGAACGTGCATGACAGCGAAACGATTGCGGGTATCCTGGAAATGATGGGATACCGACCCACGGACTCGGAAGAACAGGCTTCCGTCATTTTGCTCAATACCTGTGCCATCCGTGAAAATGCGGAAGATAAGGTCTTCGGCGAGATCGGCCGGCTGAAACCGCTGAAGATGGAAAATCCCGACCTGGTATTGGGCATGTGTGGATGCATGTCTCAGGAAGAAGGCGTCGTCAACCGCATTTTGCGCCAGCATCCCTATGTGGACCTGATCTTCGGGACACACAATATTCACCGCCTGCCCTTTTTGTTGAAGGAAGCGCTCTTTAGCAAGGAGATGGTGGTGGAAGTTTGGTCCAAAGAAGGGGACATCGTCGAAAACCTGCCCAAGGTGCGCGAAGACGGTCTCAAGGCTTGGGTCAATATCATGTACGGTTGCGACAAGTTCTGTACGTACTGTATCGTACCCTACACGCGCGGAAAGGAACGCAGCCGTCGACCGGAGGACGTATTGGCTGAAATTCGGGAACTGGCTCGGAAAGGGTATCAGGAAGTCACCCTGCTGGGCCAAAATGTCAACGCGTACGGGAAGGATTTCAAAGATCGTCATTACACATTCGCCCACCTGATGGACGACGTGCGCAAGATCGGCATTCCACGCGTTCGTTTCACGACCAGCCATCCGCGTGATTTCGATGATCACTTGATTGAGGTGCTGGCCAAAGGCGGCAACCTGGTGGAGCATATCCATCTGCCGGTGCAGTCGGGAAGCAGTGAGATCCTCAAGATGATGGCACGGAAATACACCCGGGAACAATATTTGGAGTTGGTTCGCAAAATCAAGGCGGCCATTCCGAATGTGTCCTTGACGACCGACATTATCGTCGGTTTCCCTGGTGAGACGGACGAACAGTTTGAAGAAACGCTGTCGCTGGTGCGCGAAGTGGAATTCGATTCGGCGTTTACCTTTATCTACTCTCCCCGGGAAGGAACCCCGGCGGCCAAGATGAAAGACGATGTTCCGATGGAAGTGAAGAGAGAGCGCCTGATGCGGCTCAACCAGTTGCAGGACGAGATCAGCCGCAGGAAAAACGAAGCGCTCCGCGGCCAAGTGGTGGAGGTACTTGTCGAAGGGGAAAGCAAAAAAGATCCCAATGTGCTGTCAGGACGGACACGGTCCAACAAGTTGGTCAACTTCACCGGTCCGAAACACCTGATCGGTCGCTTTACCCATGTTCGGATCGATGAGCCGAAAACGCACACGCTGAAAGGAGTATGGGTGGAAGAAGCCTATTCTCAGGTGGGGATGTGA
- the cotE gene encoding outer spore coat protein CotE: MAKTDRDVQYRQIITKAICGRGRKFSQATHTIHPPDNISNILGAWIINHSYEAHRVGEVVEVMGNYDINIWYATKGNTKTDVAKETVRYVDQVPLSFYDRNLREDTISVNAVSTQSPNCIEATISSSGDSVLVRVEREFLVEVTGETKICVACYPHDYEDLDDKEYDPSSLEADVQDFEDLDPDLVIDDLD; the protein is encoded by the coding sequence ATGGCAAAAACAGATAGAGACGTGCAATATCGCCAAATCATCACCAAAGCGATCTGCGGCAGGGGTCGTAAGTTCTCCCAGGCAACGCACACCATCCACCCGCCGGACAATATCTCCAACATTTTGGGTGCTTGGATTATCAATCATTCATATGAAGCGCACCGTGTGGGTGAGGTTGTCGAGGTCATGGGAAATTACGACATCAACATCTGGTATGCCACCAAAGGCAATACCAAAACGGATGTGGCCAAGGAGACGGTACGGTATGTCGATCAGGTGCCGCTTAGCTTCTACGACCGTAATCTGCGGGAAGATACTATCAGCGTGAACGCGGTTTCCACGCAATCTCCCAACTGCATCGAGGCAACAATCTCTTCCAGCGGCGATTCCGTCTTGGTACGTGTGGAGCGGGAATTTCTCGTAGAAGTGACGGGGGAGACCAAAATTTGCGTCGCCTGCTATCCCCACGATTATGAGGACCTGGACGACAAAGAGTACGATCCATCCTCGCTGGAAGCGGATGTGCAGGACTTTGAAGATTTGGATCCCGATTTGGTGATCGACGATCTCGATTGA
- a CDS encoding RicAFT regulatory complex protein RicA family protein has protein sequence MDRILNNVHPILQTAAELGRRLQQTEEISRFRQAEKQIQNSARVNGLIAEIKRKQKELVHAKHYQKTEYVRRLEQELKALQEEMENLPIVREYQQSQVEVNDLLQTIQQVLADAVSRKIDVEVGGDVSRSGCGSGGPCGCKGN, from the coding sequence ATGGACCGCATCTTAAACAACGTCCATCCCATTTTGCAAACGGCGGCCGAGCTGGGTCGCCGCTTGCAGCAGACGGAAGAAATCAGCCGGTTTCGACAAGCGGAGAAACAAATCCAGAACAGTGCCCGTGTCAATGGATTAATTGCGGAGATCAAAAGAAAACAAAAAGAGTTGGTCCATGCCAAGCATTATCAAAAAACAGAATATGTCCGCCGTCTTGAGCAAGAACTGAAAGCCTTGCAGGAAGAAATGGAAAACTTACCGATTGTCCGGGAATATCAGCAGAGCCAGGTGGAAGTGAATGACCTCCTGCAAACGATTCAGCAAGTGTTGGCCGATGCGGTCTCCCGCAAAATCGACGTGGAAGTGGGCGGAGATGTTTCACGGAGTGGTTGTGGTAGCGGAGGCCCATGCGGATGCAAAGGCAATTGA